TTATCAAAGCAGGCTTTTGTCAGAAcgcttaaatatataaagtatttGACAAGAGAGTTTGTTTTGAATACAAATGCTAAGAAAATACGAAAACGCATACTGTAATCAATTCTACAATTATGAATAGTTTCCTCATTCGCTAttgtaaaaacctcaaaaCACTAAATCTGCGTCACGTTCAAAAACAGGTTTTTGTTTCATACTTTtcaattaaacatatttaaaatgagtgagatcttttcatttatttttaaaactacacCATAAGAAAATCCACTGGAGGAGATCCGCTCCTGTGAATTCACTTATGGTGTGGCGGTAATacaattaatatatttgttgGTCCTAAGACATAGAATATCAAGCAGTTCAGtgaaaatggaatttattgtTTCCGGGACCCATTtctttaagatatagtggcccaaataaagctatttttatgtatagtAGTTCCCGGAGAACTACAGAAGGACACTTACAATATTTTAACCACGAAGCTCGAAATCTTCGTGCCTATAAGGCATAAAAacacatattttgcatattgtcgacatattttgcatattatcgACATATCTTGCATATTTCTTTgcataaaaaaatgcatattttcGAAATGTCGTTTCCAttcgaatacaaattttatatagtGCCTAAATCCAAAATATTTGGAGCATAAATGcagaaaaacatataatccgGTGTCTAATGATTACACAGGCAgaaagtgtttttggtgctgccctatgggcattaaattgtgttaatatagacggatataagcacatctgcatacttagttttcgagtttaacgggtggtatttgtgcaatagcggtttgaaaaaagtagcaacatttaattttttgatttaagatatcttcgagggtgtgtgctcagttgtaataaaacgtatgccaaaaaattgcttggaTGCCTTTGATTTTGCCCTTGTTACTTTTCacgttcttacggaaaaaattctataagtTCCATCCTTCGAGGTGCAATGGTCTTTTTTATCTTAAAACTTCGGTGAAAGACGCatctagatgcctgtaaaatattttagggcacagcTCGGCCGATCTTAATTTAAGTACGTTTAGGATAAAAATGATCTTGTTTTCCGAGATTGAAATTATCCCGGACGGGATTAAAAACGCTGTCTGAAGATAAGAGAACCAGCTGTTTATTAGAAATTGTACATAGCGACGTGTGCGGCCCAATGCGAACCAAATCAAATGAAGGCCGCAAATATTTTGTCACCCTTACAGATGACTACAGCCGCTATTGTGAGACACATTTTCTTAAGCAGAAGTTTGATGTATTCGAAGCTTTCAAGGCCTATCAAGGCCTATGAAGGATATTGGCCCTGTTAAAAACTGTTTGGGTATTGAATTTGATCAAAACTTGCAAAAGCGTACAGTTTCAATGTCACAGCAAAAGTACATTGATATAGTTTTGAAGAGATTCGGAATGGTTGATTGCAAACCTGCTGCAACTCCAATCGAGGCGAAGTGCTCTTTTAAACGACCGGAACAgcacaacgaaaataaaatggaaaggTATCCATACCAAAGTTTAATTGGcactttaatgtttatttcAGTTATGACTCGACCAGACATCGCTTACGCAGTGAACTTCTTAAGTCAGTTCAACTCAAGCTAAGATGCTAACCACTGGAAAGCAGCTAAGCGAATTCTTCGATATCTACGTGGATCGAGGAACCAGGGACTACTTTTTCAAGGGTCAGGCGAAGATTTGTACGGCGTTGTCGACGCAGACTGGGGCGCAAACTTAACCGATCGGCGCTTATACTCAGGCCAGGTGTTTATCCTACCAGTTGCGGCTGTGAGCTGGGAGGCACGCAAGCAAGGGACCATGGCACTATCCAGCACGAGTCGGAATATCTGGCAATGTCTAGCGCAGCCAAGGAAGTTGTGTATTTAAAGGCACTCCTCACTAGTCTAGGCTGGATCTGCGAGACTGTCAAGATTTTTAACGACAACCAAAGCGCTCAGAGATTGGTCAAAGGCTTCAGTTTCCATCCACGCACGAAGCACATACAGGATATGCACAAGAGTGGTGACATCGATATGGAATACATGCAAACTGATAAGATGCCAGCTGATGTCATGACCAAAGGTCTAAGTagtttaaggggttatatacaattgtgatagatgaaaaaatggatttttttgtattgcaTATTCTTTAAGTATATACTGTTGAGAATACTCTTACACGGCCGTTACAAACTTGAAACGTTAAACGGGATTATCTCAGAAtcttgttttttcgaaattacctttacctttaaaaaactattaGTCCGATCGACACCAAATTTTGACCACTTATTTATAATAACAATAGTCCTTGAACGAaggattttccatttttttgaaaacttatttttttagagcataaaatccaaaattgtataccttaaaaaagtacattttttgttaaaaccgtcgccatttttttttaatcaaaatttttacaaaaatttttcgtTCAGGGACtacgcaatacaatatactaacgaaatttttttgaattggggATTTGAGATGAACCGTTCTTAAGATATGATGTCCACCGCAAGTCACCATCGAAAAAAGACGATCTTAGAATTTggccataacatttttattaattaatatttttttatgaaaaaattgtaataagtACCCAGAAACATGTACTAAACAACgccggcaaaacatttttaataagtttataaccccttaaagcaTTCGAATTGTATTTCTTGGCTAGGCATCACTTGTatctatttatatatatgtcgGAGACAGGGGTCTCTTAGCCGCTTCGCGAGTTGATTTGTCCGTCATGACTTAACTTCCACTTGGGTTTTCTTAGTAAGACGCGCAGCGAGTTGCAATTGTTCGTGTTGCCCGTTCGAAGGTTCTCGAAAGAATGAGTCCTGAACCCTCTACTACTTTGCACAACTCTACGTTGCAACCACAATTGCGCCACACTCGGCTAGGGTGGGTTCCCACCTAGCCACGCTCTTGAAACCCTTAAACGGTCTAAGAAGGTCACACTTCCTTTTCtcaatactttatttaaaatgacagGTTTCTCTcagttatatttatacccttgcagagggtattatgatttcagtcaatagtttgcaacgcagtgaaggagacatttccgaccccacaaagtatatatattcttgatcagcatcacaagacgagtcgatctagccatgtccgtctgtccgtctgtccgtccgtctgtccgtccgtttctacgcaaactagtctctcagttttaaagctatcgggatgaaactttcgtaaaagtcgtatttctattgcaggtagtatatatgtcggaaccaaccggatcggacaactatatcttatagctcccataggaaggatcagaaaaaaaaacgtaaaaaattctagctccggtgttttttaaaattttaccttctactcttgggaatatttttttttatatatttctgaatttcggtttttttgttttttaaatcggatcactgtatcatatagctgccataggaacggtcgaaaaattaaatggaaattaatgggaaaaaaattatatctttgttggtttttattacattcccttctactctgggatatgactattttgaaatatttccgaatttcgattttaatttttaaaagatcgaactactatatcataaagctgtgatagaaattaatgtgaaataataagaaatttaacatttttgcgatttgtaaattaatagaatgatctgcaagggtatataagcttcggcttgccgaagctagcttcctttcttgttaacattgatttgtattattactAATTCTCTCGACACGGCTATCCTGACTATCACACGTCCTCGTGTGCATGGCTTAACATTGGattggcatcacattttgCTAATCTGAAACAAATTTGAAGTTACTCATTAACTTAAATCatgacttattttttttttttttttaaatccctcAATACACTTTTTGTGTCTTCAAATGACAGTTTTGCAGGATAACTCTTTCTTATTAGTAGCTTGTACTCTTCTGCGCAAACCCGACCATTTGGCTTACAATTTATCACAACACAGTGCAGGCTCTTGCCGCCACTTGCGACGATATGCACCTTTAGTGCCACAATCTCTCATTAGATCAACTTAGCCTCTGTGTGTGATGTCCTGTGCACCCCTCTTAGGTGACAGATCTCAACTCATCTTCTGCGTCTATTTCAACGCCATCACTCTCTTTGAGCAACTCAGATGCAACTCGATTATCTGGTAGTTTTCTCAAGCTCTCATGCGGATACTTGTATGTTCTTTTACTAGTCAATGATTTCAACAGGTAACGATCACCTTCCAACAATTCTGTTACAACAAACGGTCCCTTGAACTTGGGATCCAATTTCGTTTGATGCCGTTCCTCACTTCTTAGCAAGACATGATCGCCAATCCCATGTTTCACAACTTTTGCCTTATTTTGATCAACTCTACTCTTCTCATATTTTGCATTCTTATCCATATTCTCTTTAGCTTCTGCCCTAGCTTCCTTACAATCTATCTTAGGTTCGGATATTATGGTAACTCTAAGGGGCTGAAATTAGTCACCCGATTACTAGTACAGTTCATAGCTAATTGGATGTCCATCAATGCATCCTGCCAAGAGCGTTCGCTTGTCTCAACTGCCGTCAACATTCCTTTCAACGTGCTCATCACGCGCTCCACTTGGCCGTTTGCCCTGCTTGCCCCTGCTGCAATTAAATGtaactgaattttatttgatgaaCAAAAATCACGGAATCGACCACTGGCAAAGCTCCTACCTTGATCTGCAATGATACGGCTAGGAACCCCAAAAAGTGATATACCTGCCTTTACTGCGTTGATACAATTTTCCGTATCCAAATTCAGTGTGTGATATAGGTAAACATACTTGGTGAATGCGTCTATTTGTACTATGATATACTCCTTTAAGTCATTTTTGCCGCTCAGCTTCCCACTAATATCAATATGTACGGTATGCCAGGTGTTTGGTGGGGGGCGTCGCAAGTATTTCTTCGAGTTGAAGGCAGCTTCGTCGGCGTTGCGGCTTGGTGCAAAATAGCCGGTGGCAAGCTGTGGGGGAGAGATAAACACTTTGCGATCGCGACGTATGGAACTAAATGAGAACGCACTGGAACTTTTCGTTATTAGCGCGGACCGGCCGGGCGATGTATTTCGTATAGATTACAATGAGAACtaaacttaaaactaatgaGCGCTGTGCTTCAGAGCGCTGTGGAGAGATCCCGGGCGTGGGAAGGCGGGAGAGCGGGAGAGCCTGGAAGTAGGCGTTCCCAGCGAGGGAAGAGCGAGCATTGGAAGAGGGGGATTTAAGAGCGGGGCAAGCGGCGTAAACATTCCGCCCCCCTTGCAATCGCTAGCGTTGCAACGAAGCCCCAAGTGTCATCTAGGACAGGTTGCAGGCACCGGACAGGATCCACCCGAAAGTCGTCCGCTGGGCCACTGGGAGTCCCTCGTCGACCAGGTGGAAGCCAGGACGGATGACCTTGCCGTAGACGTCGGCACCCAGGACCACGGAGATGGTTGCCGGTAGATAGAACCGCTCGTCGGCCAACGGGAGGTCGCTGTATTTGCTGACCACGGTGTGAGCAAGCTCTCGGATGGGGGTGCGGATGCGGACGTTTGGCTCCACCTTCAGGACCACCTCCAACTTGAAGTCGTCGTCGCGCTTCGACCGAATCGTCGCCGTACAAATCCGCTCGTCGCCGACGGTGGTAGTCGGCAAGCGGAACGCAGTCGCCAGGGATGCGTCGATGCAACTTGTCGGCGTACACGGGTCGATGAGGGCGGCTGTGTCGAACTTCTTGAGCCCGGTCTCCAGGATTACCATGGCCGTCGGCAGGACGTTGACACTGTGCCGCTGGAGGATGGACGCCAGTGACGGTGCCGGTGTCGAGGAGGCTGAGCGCGGCGGAGAGGCAAGCGCTCTGCGAGTTGGCGGATTTTGCCGGCGCGAGCGCTGCTGAGTAGCGGCGGATGCCGAGCGCCTTGCCGGGGCCAGCGCTTGGCGAGTTGGCGGATTCTGCCGGCGCGAACGCTGATTGGTAGCCGACGGCAGAGGGCGCTCGTGCATATGGAGGAGCTCGTGAGCGAGACAATTTGAGCAGTACTTGTTGACAAGCACTGCTCGAAGCCGCTTCTCTGCGCTCAGCTTTAGGAACCTCTGGCACTTCCGAAGCGGATGGATTCCACGGCAGACTTGGCAACGGTAGGAATTTAAACCTCGAGTACGTCTGCTCTCCAAAGCCTGAGCGCTGCGTGGACGAGGAACCATGATGTGATCTGGTAGGGagtaatggacaaaaaaagaaacaaacatggagatgatttaaaaatgattagatGACGAGGATGGTTGGAGAATTATGCGGAGGATGTTGGTTGAGGAAGACGGCTGGAGTGTTCTCCTGGCAGAAGAACCACCTTGGTCACGGGACGCTTAATAATCTTGCGTGCCGTGAGAATGTTGACGACACGGACATTGCCGTCAGCCCCCGGAAAAACAGAGTCGATTCTGCCAAGGCGCCACTCATTCGAGGGCAGATTGTCTTCTTTGACGACTACCAGGTCGCCAACGCGGAGATTTGCGGTCGGGGCCTGCCACTTGTTACGCTTGTGGAGCTCCTTGAGATACTCCTCTTTCCATCGAGCTTGGAATTGCTGATGAAGCGCCTTTAAGTGTGGCCACCGATTCACAATGGACTTGGATTCCCCTTTTAATTCGGGCTCTACTATGGACAAAAGAGGTCCGCCGACGAGAAAATGCCCTGGTGTCAACGCTAAGAGATCAGTAGGATCTTCTGACATGGGAGATAGCGGTCTGGAATTTAGACAAGCTTCAATTTTCGCTAGGAGGGTTGAAAGCTCTTCAAAGGTGTACTTTCGAGTAGCGGTGGACTTGTAAAACAAGGTTTTGAAGCTTTTGACACCAGCTTCCCACAGGCCTCCCATATGGGGTGCCCCCGGAGGAATGAATTGCCAGTTGAGCTGCTGATGACTATACGCATCAGTCACAGACTCTTTTACGGCTTGTAGAAAATCTCGGGAGAGCAGGGTGGCAGAGCCGACAAAGGTTTTCCCATTGTCGGACTGCACTTGACGGGGACAACCTCTTCTGGATACGAACCGAGCGAAAGCGGCGAGAAATTTCTCGGTCGTCAGATCGGATGTAGGCTCTAGATGGATGGCCTTTGTGGAGAAACATACGAAAACCAACACATACCCTTTTGTAATTAGGCACGCTCTGCCTGTGTAATTTTTGATGTCGAAAGGGCCAGCGTAGTCCATCCCTGTGTACGTGAATGGCCGGGAAAAAGACACTCGCTCTTTCGGAAAACTTCCCATCATCTGAATTTGCAAGCGCTTCTTATGAATAACGCAGACCTTGCAGGAGTTAATCACAGCCTTTACCAAGTTCTTTATTCTCGGAATCCAGTATCTTGACCGGGTGAGACGTACGACTAACTGGTTACCTCCGTGCAACGTTATGAGATGCGTAAAGTTCACCAGTAGTCGAGAGAGTGCACATTCGTACGGGAGTATTATCGGATGTCGTTCGTCATATCGCAAGTTTTCGGAGGCCGTTATGCGGCCGCAAGCCCTTATAAGCCCTTTCTGATCTAGAAAGGGGTTTAAGGAGAGGATTGAACTTGTCGCGGACACAGGACGCTTTTGACTCAAGCAGCGATATTCATTAGAAAAATATCTGCGCTGAGTGCTAATGACCATGAGCCGTTCAGCGGCGACAAGTTCTTGGGCTTCTAGACGGACTTCCGACATCTGCGACTGTTTCTTACATCGCTGGACAAAACGGTGGACATACGCAAGGACCCGTAAAGCTCTATCTAACTTGGAAAAGCGATCAAGGATGTCTTCTGTCGGGATGGACGCCACATGGGCCTTGACAGGACGCTTTTCCACTTCGGTCACCTGTAAGTCGGTGCTTTGGGAAGGCCACTGATCTCGTGGCTTTGACAACCAAGTTGGTCCATGCCACCAAAGGGAGTTGTCGATCAGGTCTTGTAGAGGCACTCCCCGACTGGCCAAGTCGGCTGGATTGTGTTCGGATTGAACATGTGCCCAATTGGCTGCCTCTGTGGACTGGGTAATCTTTGTTACCCGATTGGCAACGAACGTTGTCCATTGGCATGCTGGTTTGGCGAGCCATGCAAGCACAATTGTGGAATCGGTCCAACAATGGAGTTTCGAGGACAGCACTGGCATATGGGGGAGGATGGATTCAGCCATCTCGGACAGCAATAGAGCTCCACACAGCTCTAGCCTTGAAAGCGACACAGTTTTGACTGGCGCCACGCGCGTCTTGGCTGTAAGGAGATGCACTAGCGTCGTGTGCCCAATTTCTACGCGCACATAGATCGCAGCACCATACGCCTTTTGAGAGGCGTCACAGAATCCATGATGCTCGACTCGGAACTCTGGGCGGAAGGACACCCATCTGGGAATTCGGACTTGATCTAGGACCGAGTAGCTTTGGAGAAAATCACGCCACTTTTGGCACAGTTCAATTGGGAGTTCATCATCCCACCCAAGATCATGAAGCCAGATCTCCTGCATGAAAATCTTGGCACAGACCACGAAAGGAGCGAGCCAGCCTGCTGGATCAAACAGCTTGGCGATTTGGGAAAGAACATGACGTTTCGTGAGCGTGGCTTCGTTGGATAGGTCTGGAGGGGCGAAGAAAAACTCATCGGATGTTGCTTTCCAACGGACTCCGAGAGTTTTCGCCGTGCTTTCCGTATCTATCTCGAGGAACTCGGCGTTTAAAAGATGATTGGTCTCGATATGAGCCAGAACTTCTTTATGGTTGGAGGTCCACTTTCTTAATGGAAAACCAGCCGAATCGAGAGCACTCTGCAACTCGCGAATGGTAAGGTGAGCCTCTTCTGCAGAGTCAGCTCCCGAAAGGACATCATCGACGTACATGCAACCACGAATAACTTTACTCGCCCTCGGATGGGTTAGTTGCACGTCGGTCGCCAGCTGTTGCAGGACCCGAATTGCCAGAAACGGTGCACAATTGACCCCAAACGTAACAGTTTTTAGCTCAAAATCGCGAATGTATCCTTCTCTATTGCGGAATAAGATACGTTGGAACGCTGTCTGCTTCGGATCTACCCAGATCTGCCGGTACATTTTCTCGATATCAGCACTGTACACAAAACGGAAATATCGCCACTTCAGGATCTGGATGGTTAGATCGGACTGTAGGACCGGGCCAGCATGAAGGATATCATTTAAGCTGACCCTATTGTCTGAAGGGCTGGAGGCATTGAATACCACTCGAAGCTTGGTGGTCGTACTCTCCGGTTTTAACATCGCGTGGTGTGGGAGGTAATAACACGCTGAATCGTCGGTAGGAGGGACTTCTCTCATGTGGTTGAGGTCGAGATATTCTTGAATTACTGAGTCGTACTTGGATTTTAGCGTACTGTCCCTTTTTAGCCGCTGCTCGTTTCTTAAGAATTGAGCCAACGCCAGGGATCTGGAATGTCCTAGGGAGCATTTCATGTTCTCAGGATCTCGAAAGGGAAGACTCACGACATACCTGCCGGTATCGTCTTTTGTGGTGGTCCGAAGGAAATTATCCTCACAGATCACGTCGGATTCTTTTGCCACCTTTACTGGCAGATCCTCCACCTCCCAGAATTTGGTGAGGAGTTTATCGAGAGATGCTTCGTACGTGTGTGCAACATGCGTAGAAAACGATGAAATTCTATCTTGCCTCGGAGCGGGTACTGGTCCTGTTAGAATCCAGCCGAAAATGGTCTCTTGACCGAGAAGAGAGCCACAGATATTCGCTCGGGTGCCGCTTAGTAGAATGGAAGGAAGTATATCGGCCCCGATTAAAAGATCTATTTGTGCGCTCTCATAAAACTTTGGATCCGCTAGTGGAAGTTCGGGAAGATCTCGCAGGAAATGTTGCGGAAGCGGACATGAGGGAAGATTTCCGGCTATTTGCGGAAGCACGTAGGCAGTGGTGTTTAACTGCAAACTAGGCCAAGTCGGAGAACGAATCGTCAATTGGCAGAGCTTTTTAGTCTCAGCGGAGACCGTTTGATTAAGCCCTGAGACCTGTGCTTGGATAACCTGGAACGGCAGCTTAATCAGGTTGAAAAGGCGCTCAGTAATGAAGGTCGCCTCAGATCCGGAGTCTATTAAGGCTCGCGCTTCATAGTTGGAACCCTGATGGCATATATTAATCATGGCGGTGCCTAGGAGGACTGACCTAGAGCCTGCCGCAATATAATTTTGAAGTGTTGGCTGCGTGCCACTGGCAGCCGAGGGACCGGGAGTATTCGGTCTGGATCTGGCCGTTGGCGTTGGATTTGCGCGCGCTGGGGATGGGGTGCCTCGGTGTAGGAGGGTGAGATGGCGGCCGCGGAACGTGAAGCAATTATGTGCGCTTTCGCAGTCGCGCAGCTGGTGTGTCCGCGCAAAGCAGTTCATACACAGCTGTTTTCGTTTGATATAGGCGATCCGTTGGTCGACCGTCATCCGGAGAAACTGGGCGCATGTGCGTATTGGATGGTTTTCTCTATTACAGAGATCGCACCCTCTAGGTTGTCGAGGCGTTACCCTTGTCTCATAAGAATTTATTCTCCGAGACGCCGagttggatgtggatgccctGGGCTGAGCCTGACTAGAACCTGATGGTCGAACATCATCTATGGCTTCTAGGGTTCTGTGACGTTCCGTTAGGAAAACGTTCAGCTCATGCCACGTAGGGATCTCGGCTTTGTTGTGAAGGGACTGCTCCCATAGGGAAAGCGTAAGCTTTGGGAGTTTGGATGAGCACATATACACCAAGAGGCAATCCCAAGTTTCGACCTGAATACCGGACATTTCTAACGCCGTAAGGCACCCCTGGATGGTACTTTGAAGTTCTTTCAAAGCTGACCCAGACTCCTTTGTGACGGACGGCACATTGAAGAGTATCTTCAATTGACTGTTTACTAACAATCGCTTGTTTTCGAAACGCTCAGTGAGGTTATCCCACGCTGAGCGAAAGCCATCGTTAGTAAGGGGTGAATTTGCAACTATATTGTGAGCGTCGCCCCTCGTCTTAGCATTGAGATGAAATAATTTCTCGACAGGAGTGAGTCGAGGATTGTTGATATAAATTGCCGTGAATAGATCCCTGAAGGTTGGCCAACGAAGATAATCGCCGGTAAAAACCTCGGTATCGCACGGCGGAAGGTGGCAGCCTGACGGAATGTAAGTCTGAGGAGTATCTGGAGTGGAGGTAGCTTGCGGATTTTGCGGAGTCTGCGCTATTTGGTCTGCTATTTGGGCCCCGCACTTTTCGTACGCGCTGTAGCAGTAACCGTACTTAGCCTTGAGAACTGGCAACATGTCAACTGCACTTTCTCCGGCTGCTACAAGGCACGCGGTACACGCATCGTACTCTTTTTTGATGCGGACCCATACCTCTTTGATTTCGTCTCGGCGAATATTGAGGACGGACAACGTAGGAGGGACCGCCGCGGGAATATTTATTCGCGCCTCCAATTCGGAAAGTCGATCCGAGACTTCAATAAATTGGTTTAGGGCGAGTTCGGCAGCCGTTGCAACCATTTTCGTGCTGGCTCGCGTGGATCTTTCGATAGGAGAAGGAGCCCTTTTGGTAATTGGCGTCTTGACCTTTGTAGGTGTGGGCGTCCTTATAGTGATTTTCGGAACTTTCGGTGATGAAACAGGGGATAGTTTGTTAGAACTTTCCCTGGACATACCAAACTAGGATGCTGTTTTGATTCGGAATGTGCGCGCTGATCTTTCGGACAAAAATCAGAAAAGAAATTACGGACTGGTGGAAATAGGGTCTCGACCTGCTAAAACAGTCGATATGCGTGGCTgaattattgtaaaaataatccCCAGGCTTTTGGTGGAACGATGGAACA
This portion of the Drosophila takahashii strain IR98-3 E-12201 chromosome 3R, DtakHiC1v2, whole genome shotgun sequence genome encodes:
- the LOC123003150 gene encoding uncharacterized protein → MVATAAELALNQFIEVSDRLSELEARINIPAAVPPTLSVLNIRRDEIKEVWVRIKKEYDACTACLVAAGESAVDMLPVLKAKYGYCYSAYEKCGAQIADQIAQTPQNPQATSTPDTPQTYIPSGCHLPPCDTEVFTGDYLRWPTFRDLFTAIYINNPRLTPVEKLFHLNAKTRGDAHNIVANSPLTNDGFRSAWDNLTERFENKRLLVNSQLKILFNVPSVTKESGSALKELQSTIQGCLTALEMSGIQVETWDCLLVYMCSSKLPKLTLSLWEQSLHNKAEIPTWHELNVFLTERHRTLEAIDDVRPSGSSQAQPRASTSNSASRRINSYETRVTPRQPRGCDLCNRENHPIRTCAQFLRMTVDQRIAYIKRKQLCMNCFARTHQLRDCESAHNCFTFRGRHLTLLHRGTPSPARANPTPTARSRPNTPGPSAASGTQPTLQNYIAAGSRSVLLGTAMINICHQGSNYEARALIDSGSEATFITERLFNLIKLPFQVIQAQVSGLNQTVSAETKKLCQLTIRSPTWPSLQLNTTAYVLPQIAGNLPSCPLPQHFLRDLPELPLADPKFYESAQIDLLIGADILPSILLSGTRANICGSLLGQETIFGWILTGPVPAPRQDRISSFSTHVAHTYEASLDKLLTKFWEVEDLPVKVAKESDVICEDNFLRTTTKDDTGRYVVSLPFRDPENMKCSLGHSRSLALAQFLRNEQRLKRDSTLKSKYDSVIQEYLDLNHMREVPPTDDSACYYLPHHAMLKPESTTTKLRVVFNASSPSDNRVSLNDILHAGPVLQSDLTIQILKWRYFRFVYSADIEKMYRQIWVDPKQTAFQRILFRNREGYIRDFELKTVTFGVNCAPFLAIRVLQQLATDVQLTHPRASKVIRGCMYVDDVLSGADSAEEAHLTIRELQSALDSAGFPLRKWTSNHKEVLAHIETNHLLNAEFLEIDTESTAKTLGVRWKATSDEFFFAPPDLSNEATLTKRHVLSQIAKLFDPAGWLAPFVVCAKIFMQEIWLHDLGWDDELPIELCQKWRDFLQSYSVLDQVRIPRWVSFRPEFRVEHHGFCDASQKAYGAAIYVRVEIGHTTLVHLLTAKTRVAPVKTVSLSRLELCGALLLSEMAESILPHMPVLSSKLHCWTDSTIVLAWLAKPACQWTTFVANRVTKITQSTEAANWAHVQSEHNPADLASRGVPLQDLIDNSLWWHGPTWLSKPRDQWPSQSTDLQVTEVEKRPVKAHVASIPTEDILDRFSKLDRALRVLAYVHRFVQRCKKQSQMSEVRLEAQELVAAERLMVISTQRRYFSNEYRCLSQKRPVSATSSILSLNPFLDQKGLIRACGRITASENLRYDERHPIILPYECALSRLLVNFTHLITLHGGNQLVVRLTRSRYWIPRIKNLVKAVINSCKVCVIHKKRLQIQMMGSFPKERVSFSRPFTYTGMDYAGPFDIKNYTGRACLITKGYVLVFVCFSTKAIHLEPTSDLTTEKFLAAFARFVSRRGCPRQVQSDNGKTFVGSATLLSRDFLQAVKESVTDAYSHQQLNWQFIPPGAPHMGGLWEAGVKSFKTLFYKSTATRKYTFEELSTLLAKIEACLNSRPLSPMSEDPTDLLALTPGHFLVGGPLLSIVEPELKGESKSIVNRWPHLKALHQQFQARWKEEYLKELHKRNKWQAPTANLRVGDLVVVKEDNLPSNEWRLGRIDSVFPGADGNVRVVNILTARKIIKRPVTKVVLLPGEHSSRLPQPTSSA